Proteins from a single region of Pseudomonas sp. BSw22131:
- a CDS encoding acyl-homoserine-lactone synthase, giving the protein MDILAGSASELGYSVYQALIRFRYEVFIRKLRWRLPLDRQAAQVETDQFDTPHARYIVGLEDGQVVSCARLLPTLKPYLLGEVFAWISDAPLPVDPHVWEVSRFAAAKQAGPDVGAALFRHALLEAGASGADTVVAVTTVQLERYFRRHGIWHERMGPTHRHENDTLVALRFQAGQQGALPCPRHKMSA; this is encoded by the coding sequence AGTGAACTGGGCTACAGTGTCTACCAAGCACTTATACGTTTTCGCTACGAGGTTTTCATCCGCAAGCTGCGCTGGCGCCTACCATTAGATCGACAGGCGGCCCAAGTAGAGACCGATCAGTTCGATACGCCTCATGCGCGCTACATCGTTGGCCTGGAGGATGGACAGGTCGTGAGTTGCGCTCGATTATTGCCCACGCTCAAACCTTATCTACTGGGAGAGGTTTTTGCGTGGATCAGCGATGCTCCGTTGCCGGTCGATCCACATGTGTGGGAAGTATCGCGCTTCGCTGCTGCCAAACAGGCCGGTCCTGATGTTGGGGCTGCGCTCTTTCGCCATGCGCTGTTAGAAGCGGGTGCATCGGGGGCCGATACTGTCGTGGCGGTCACGACGGTGCAGTTGGAAAGATACTTTCGCAGGCACGGCATTTGGCATGAGCGTATGGGCCCGACGCACCGACACGAGAACGACACACTGGTGGCGCTGCGTTTTCAGGCGGGGCAGCAAGGTGCCTTGCCGTGCCCACGACATAAGATGTCGGCTTGA